The sequence CGTCCGCCGGGCGGGCCAGCTCCTCGTCGGCCCGCAGGATGCGCTGCTGGAGCTGGGCCAGCTCCGGGCGCGGGTCGACGCCCAGCTCCTCGGAGAGGAGGCGGCGGGTGTCCGCGTACACCGCCAGCGCCTCCGCCTGCCGCCCGCTGCGGTACAGCGCCACCATCAGCAGCTCGCGCAGCCGCTCCCGCAGCGGGTGGGCGGCGGTGAGCGCGGTCAGCTCGGAGACGGCCTCCGCATGGCTGCCCACCTCCAGGTCCAGATCGAGGCGGGTCTCGGTCAGCTGGAGGCGCCACTCCTCCAGCCGGGTCCGCTGGTTCTCCGCGTACGGGCCCGGCACGGAGGCCAGCGCCTCGCCGTCCCACAGCCCCAGCACCTTGTTGATCAGCGTGCGGGCCTGGCAGCGGTCACCGCTCGCGCGGGCCTTCTCCGCCTCGGCGGCCAGATCCTGCGCCAGGGTGAGGTCGAGGGCGCCGCGCCCGATACGGAGCGCGTACCCGCCCGCCTCGCTCACCAGGGTCTCCTGGCCCAGGATCTTGCGCAGCCGTGAGGCGTACGTACGGATCGTGGCCAGCGCCTGCGAGGGCGGGTCCTCGCCCCAGAACGCGTCGATCAGCTCGTTCGCCGTGGCCGTCCGGCCCTCGCGCAGGAGCAGGGCGGCGAGCAGCGCGCGCTGCTGGGGCGAGCCGGACGGGAGCGCCTGGGCCCCGCGCCATGCCCGTACGGGGCCCAGGACGGTGAACCTGAGGGAGTCGGCGGCCCCCGGTTCCTCCGGAGCGCGCTGCTCCGGTACGCGCACGCGTGGCCCGTGGTCACGGTCCATTGATGCCCCCTGTCCTGCTCGCCTGCCGGCCCGCCTCGTCAGCGGGTCCTGCCGGTGGTGCCCGTCTCCGAAGGTCCCGCCCGTTCTCAGCCGTTGCCCGTCCGTGCGTCGAAGTGCGGTGTACATCCGGATTGCTCGGTACCGCTGGTATCGCGCTCAACAGTCTGCCTTGTCGCGGGCGGCCCCGTCAGCAGTGGGTGACGCTCTGCACAAGCCCTCGACAACGATTCGGGAACCGGGCGGGGGGCCGTGCCCTCCGCCGATGCGTGCACGCCAGCTGACGGTTCGTCAGATCGGCGCTACCGTGGAACGCATGGAGACCTTCCCGAAGATCATCTCGGTGGACGACCACACGGTGGAGCCCGCTCATGTCTGGCGGGACCGGCTCCCGTCCAGGTACGCCGACTCCGGCCCGCGCATCGTCCGCGCACCGCTGAAGGAAATGACCTTCATGGGTGGAAAGTTCGCGCCCGTGATGGGCGCCAAGGGGGACGACGGGCCGGTCGGCGACTGGTGGGTCTACGAGGACCTGCACCGGCCGCTCACCCGCCTGGACACCGCCGTCGGCTACGACAGGGACGAGATCAAGCTGGAGATCATCACCTACGAGCAGATGCGCCCGGGCTCCTTCTCGGTCCCCGACCGGCTCGCCGACATGGACGTCAACCACGTCCAGTCCGCCCTCTGCTTCCCCACCTTCCCGCGCTTCTGCGGCCAGACGTTCACCGAAGCGAAGGACCGCGAGCTGGGGCTGCTCGGGGTGCGCGCGTACAACGACTGGATGGTGGAGGAGTGGTGCGGCCCCGAGGCGCACGGCCGCCTCATCCCGCTCACCCTCGTCCCGCTCTGGGACGCGGAGCTCGCCGCCGCCGAGGTCCGGCGCAACGCGGCCCGGGGCGTGCGCGCGGTCGCGTTCTCCGAGATACCTCCCCATCTCGGGCTTCCGTCCATACATACGGACGAGTGGGATCCGTTCCTCGCGGCCTGCGACGAGACCGGGACCGTCATCGCCATGCACATCGGCTCCTCCTCGAAGATGCCGTCCACCTCCGCCGACGCCCCGCCCGCCGTCGGCTCCACCATCACCTTCGCCAACTGCTGCTTCTCGATGGTCGACTGGCTGATGAGCGGCAAGTTCGAGCGCTTCCCGGGCCTGAAGATCATGTACGCGGAGGGCCAGATCGGCTGGATCCCGTACATCCTGGAACGCGCCGACGTCGTCTGGGAGGAGAACCGGGGCTGGGGCGGCGTCGCGGACAAGGTCCACCGCCCGCCGTCCGAGCTGTTCGCCGACCACGTCCACGGCTGCTTCTTCGACGACGCCTTCGGGCTGAAGAACCTGGACGCGATCGGGGTGGGGAACGTCCTGTACGAGACGGACTACCCGCACTCCGACTCCACCTGGCCCAGGTCCCGCGAGGTCGGCGAGGCGCAGATGGGCCACCTCGCCCCGGACGTCGTGGACCGCATCGTGCGCGGCAACGCGATCGACCTGCTGGGGCTGACGGAGGACGGGCTCTGGGCGGGGGCGTAGGAGCGCGAACGTACGGGAGGGGCCGCCGCCGCTCCCGTACGCCGGGCTGTCAGCTTCCGTACGCGGGGCTGTCAGCTCCCGTACGCCGGGCCCTCAGGCCTTCGCCACCGGCTCCTGGAGCTCCGTCACCCACTCGCTCCGGTCCTCCGTGCACTCCAGGCTGACCTCGCGGGCGTACCCCGTGGAGCGGTAGCCGTTGGCGTCCAGCCGGCGGGCCAGGGTCTGCGCGGTCGGCAGCACGTCGTCCATCGCACCCCGGTGCACGATCGTCGCCGCCTCGAACGGGGGCAGCTCCACGACCCGTACCCCGCTCCCACCGACCGGTCCCACCGGGGCCGACACCGTCACCCCCGCGTGCACGACGATCGCGCCGCCGCCCTCGGGGGCGTCCTCGTACCGGGCGATCCCGGGGCCCGTGGGCCGGATGCCGGCGGCCTCCAGGGGCGGGAAGAGCTCCTCGTACAGCGGACCGATCACCGGCCCGATGTCCTGCGGCTCGTAGCTCGCCGCCGTCCCGGTCAGCTCGGCCACCCGGACCGCCGGAACGGTCTTGATCACAACGTCGTCGGCAGGCATGTGCCCCTCGCTCTCGATCGACCGGAGCCGCGCCTCGACCTGGGCCAGCCGCGCCGTCGCGGCCGCCACCGCCTCCGCCAGCTCCGCCCGGCGCAGCCGCAGCATCCCCCGCAGCTCCTTCGGGCCCACCCGCTCGTCCAGGATCTCCCGCACCTGCTGGAGCGTGAAGCCGAGGTCCTTGAGCGCGATGATCCGGTTGAGGCGGGCGAGCTGGGCGGCGCCGTAGAAGCGGTAGCCGGTGGCGGGGTCGGTGCGGTCCGGGCGCAGCAGCCCGATGGCGTCGTAGTGGCGCAGCATCCGGCGCGACACCCGCCCGTACCGGGCGAAGTCTCCGATGGTGAACATGATGGCTCCCACTGCACGGCTTCACACGGGGTGAAGGTCAAGCGGCCGCCGGGCGCGGATCGCGGGCCGTATACAGGCAGGAGCCCCGTTCCTCCGCCGAAGCGGGGGAGCGGGGCTCCTTGGGTACTGCTATGTACGGCCGCGATCGGCCGACCCGGGCAACTAGGCCGGGGTGACGTTCTCAGCCTGCGGACCCTTGGGTCCCTGAGTGACGTCGAAGTTCACGACCTGGTTCTCCTCGAGGGAGCGGAACCCGGACGCGTTGATCGCGGAGTAGTGAACGAAGACATCCGGGCCGCCGCCGTCCTGGGCGATGAAGCCGAAGCCCTTTTCAGCGTTGAACCACTTGACGGTTCCGGTAGCCATAAGCCCTCCTTGGGCCAAAGGGTTGCCCTGCTCCAGAACCTGCAAACAAGTCTGAAAACTACAAAAGCCTGCGGGTTACATGCTCCGCAGGCTCTGTACTGCAAGGGAAACCAAACTGCAACTTGCGGGCGAGCCTAGCACGCAGTCTCCGGAGAGCGGTAGAGGGAAAGATCACTTCACCCGAACGTTTGATAGGCCTGTCGGAGGAGCACCGGGGGACCACCGCGGGCGACCCGGTGGTGCCGGTCGCCGGAGGCGGGTCTAGCCTCGCGATGTGGACAATTCAACCGTCTCAGCCAGTGACGCCCCGGCCGGTGAGGGCGACGACCGTCGCAGCCGGCCCCGCGTCGGCCACATCCAGTTCCTGAACTGCCTGCCGCTCTACTGGGGCCTGGCACGCACGGGGACCCTCCTCGACCTGGAGCTCTCGAAGGACACCCCGGAGAGGCTCAGCGAGCAGTTGGTCGGAGGGGACCTGGACATCGGCCCGGTCACCCTCGTGGAGTACCTCCGCAACGCCGACGACCTGGTCGCCTTCCCGGACATCGCGGTCGGCTGCGACGGGCCCGTGATGTCCTGCGTGATCGTCTCCCAGCTCCCGCTGGAGCAGCTGGACCGGGCGCGGGTCGCCCTCGGCTCCACCTCGCGCACCTCCGTACGCCTGGCGCAGCTGCTGCTCGCCGAGCGCTACGGGGTCCGGCCCGACTACTACACCTGCCCGCCCGACCTCGGGCTGATGATGCAGGAGGCGGACGCGGCCGTCCTGATCGGCGACGCCGCCCTGCGCGCCAACCTGCACGACGCCCCCCGCCTCGGGCTCCAGGTCCACGACCTGGGCCAGATGTGGAAGGAGTGGACGGGGCTGCCGTTCGTCTTCGCCGTCTGGGCGGCCCGCAAGGACTTCCTGGCCGCCCACCCGGAGACGGCGGCCAAGGTGCACCAGGCGTTCCTCGCCTCCCGGGACCTCTCCCTGGAGGAGGTCACCAAGGTCGCGGAGCAGGCGGCCCGCTGGGAGGCCTTCGACGCGGAGGTGCTGGAGCGGTACTTCACGACCCTGGACTTCCGCTTCGGCCCGGACCAGCTGGCCGGCGTCCGCGAGTTCGCCCGCCGGACCGGGGCGGACACCGGGTACCCGGCGGATGTGCGGGTGGAGCTGCTCGGCGGCTGAGCGGTCGCGCCGGGGAATGGGGTGAATTCCCTTTCCGGTTCCCGGACAAGGGAATTGGGCGAGGGGCCGCCGAACAACGCATTTGCGCCTTTCCCCGGGGCGAAAACATCCCCTCCTGCCCTGAGAAGGGGGAATGGTCCGGCCGTTTACCGGTGACCGCGCCGGTGGCGCCCCCTAGGCTTCGGTCCGAGTCCGGACCGACCGCAGGGCTCTCAGCCACAGGGTTCCACGGGGTTCACAGGGGGAGGCCATATGCAGCCGCTGGAAGCGGGCGAACCGCGCACCATCGGTGCCTACCGGCTGCTCGGCAGGCTCGGTGCGGGAGGTATGGGCCGGGTCTATCTCGGGCGCAGCGCCGGCGGCCGCACGGTCGCGGTCAAGGTGGTCCACCCGCACTTCGCCCTGGACGAGCAGTTCCGCGCCCGGTTCCGGCGCGAGGTGGAGTCCGCGCGGCGCATCGGCGCGCAGTGGACCGCCCCCGTCCTGGACGCCGACCCGGAGGCCCCGGTGCCCTGGGTCGCCACCGGTTACGTCGCCGGGCCGCCGCTCTCCCAGGCGATCACCGAGCACGGCCCGCTGCCCGAGCACGCGGTCCGCACGCTGGGCGCCGGGCTCGCCGAGGCCCTCCACGTCGTCCACGGCCAGGGCATCGTGCACCGCGATGTGAAGCCCTCCAACGTGCTGCTCGCCCTGGACGGCCCCCGCCTCATCGACTTCGGCATCGCCCGGGCCCTCGGCGCCACCGTCTCGCTCACCTCCACCGGGGTCTCCGTCGGCTCGCCCGGCTACATGGCGCCCGAGCAGATCCGGGGCCGGGACATCTCCGGTGCGGCGGACGTCTTCTCGCTGGGCGCGGTCCTGGCGTACGCGGCGACCGGCGCCGCGCCCTTCTCCGGCGACTCCTCCGCCGTACTCCTCTACAAGGTGGTGCACGAGGAGCCGGAGCTGGGCGACCTGGAGGGCGAGCTGCGCGAGGTGGTCGCCGGGTGCCTGGCCAAGGACCCGGACGCCCGCCCCGCCCCGGCCGACCTCGCCCGCACGCTCGCTCCGGACGGGGCGGCGGCGATGGTGGCGGCGGGGTGGCTGCCGGGCCGGCTGGTGGGGGAGGTCAGCCGCTCGGCGGTGGCGCTGCTGGACCTGGAACCGCAGGACGCGCCGGTGGGCTCGGGCCCGGTGCCGTTCAGCAGCGCGTCGCTGGGGGCGGGGTTCGGGGTGAGCACCGAGGCACACGAGGGCCCGGGCTCGGATTCCGGTTTTGATCCGCGTACGGGCTCCGGGGCCGGACCTGGCTCCGGTTCCGGTTTCGATCCGCGTACGGGCTCCGGCTCCGGTCCCGACTCGCGTACGGGCTCCGGCTCCGACCCCCGTACCGGCTCCGACCCCGGACTCCTCGGCGTCTTCGGCCCGCCCCTCGGCGACGTACCGGACAGTCCGCCCGGCACCCCGCCCCCGCCCGGCGTGCCCCCGGGCGGCCCGCTCCCCGGGCAGCGGGCCGTCGACCCCCGGTTCTCCGTCACCGTCAGCGCCGACGCGCGAACGGGCGCGGGCAGCGCCGCCGGGGCGCGCCGGAGCCGCCGGGTGAGCTGCACCGTGGCGCTGGCCGTGGCGGGCGCGTTCGCGGTGGTCGCCCTCGGCTCGGGCCTGCTGGACGGGCTCTTCCCGGGCGGCGGCGCGGACGGGCGCAAGGGCAACGACACCGCGGCCGAGCGGCCCTCCCCGTCCACCACCGCGTCCGCGCCTGCGCAACCGGCCCCCTCCGCATCCGACGACCCCTCCGAAGGGGCTGCCGACGTGACCGAGGTGCCGAAGGCGTTCGTCGGCACCTGGGAGGGCCCGCTCGCGGAGAAGACCACCGGGCAGCCGCACGGCACCCTCACCGCGGTCTTCACCGAGGGGAAGAAGGGCACCCAGGTCGTCCGGATGTCCACCACCATCTCCCAGCTCGGTCTCACCGTCAGCTGCCACAGCGTCGGCACCCTCACCTCCGGCACCGCGAAGGAACTGAAGATCCGCGAGCGCACCGACCCGGACCGCCCCAGCACCCCGGGCCTGTGCACCAGCACCGAGGCCGACCTGGTCTTCCGCCTCGCCGGTGACGGAACGCTCGGCTACCGGTCGCTGGAGCGCGGCGCGGGCCTCCCGTACGGGGACCTCGCCCGGTCCGGCGGCTGACGGCGCACGGGGCTGGCGTACGCTGGATCGGTCCGAGGATCCTCAAAAAACCGCCGAAAGGTGACAGCCCGGTGACCGAGAAGGCCGACCTTCAGCCCGTCCTCGACCGAGCCGCCGAGGGCGGTCGGATCACCCCGGAGGAGGCACTCGACCTCTACCGCTCGGCGCCGCTGCACGCGCTGGGGGCGGCCGCCGACGCCGTACGCCGACGCCGTTACGCCGGTACGGAGCACATCGCGACGTACATCATCGAGCGCAACATCAACTACACCAACGTCTGTGTGACGGCCTGCAAGTTCTGCGCCTTCTATGCGCCCCCCAAGGACAAGGCCAAGGGCTGGACCCGGGACATCGAGGACATCCTGCGCCGCTGCGCGGAGACCGTGGAGCTCGGCGGCACCCAGATCATGTTCCAGGGCGGCCACCACCCGGACTTCGGCGTCGAGTATTACGAGGAGCACTTCTCCGCGATCAAGAAGGCGTTCCCGCAGCTGGTCATCCACTCCCTCGGCGCCTCCGAGATCGAGCACATGGCCCGGATCTCCAAGGTCTCCGCCGAGGAGGCCATCAGCCGTATCCACGCCGCCGGTCTCGACTCCTTCGCGGGCGCCGGCGCCGAGCTGCTGCCCGCCCGGCCGCGCAACGCCATCGCCCCGCTCAAGGAGTCCGGCGAGCGGTGGCTGGAGATCATGGAGATCGCGCACGGCCTGGGGGTGGAGTCCACCTCCACCATGCTGATGGGCACCGGCGAGACCAACGCCGAGCGGATCGAACACCTGCGGATGATCCGGGACGTCCAGGACCGTACGGGCGGCTTCCGCGCCTTCATCCCGTACACCTACCAGCCGGAGAACAACAAGCTGAAGGGCCGCACGCAGGCCACGCTCTTCGAGTACCTGCGGATGATCTCCATCGCCCGGCTCTTCCTCGACAACGTGGCCCACATCCAGGGCTCCTGGCTCACCACCGGCAAGGAGGTCGGCCAGCTCTCCCTGCACTACGGCGCCGACGACCTCGGCTCCATCATGCTGGAGGAGAACGTCGTCTCCTCGGCCGGAGCCAAGCACCGGTCCAACCGGCTGGAGATCATCGACCTGATCCGCAAGGCGGACCGGGTCCCGGCGCAGCGCGCCACCACGTACGAGCACCTCGTCGTGCACGACGACCCGGCCAACGACCCGGTCGACGAGCGCGTGGTCTCGCACATCTCGTCCACCGCGATCGAGGGCGGCACGGCCCACCCGGAGCTCAAGCTCCTCAACGCCAACTAGTGCGCCTGTGCTGACGGTTCACGCCGCGCCGCTGGTCCTGCCGGTCGGCGCGGCGGCTGTCGTGGAGGGCGCGGTGGCGGTGGACGGCGACCGGATCGCCGCCATCGGGCCGTACGAGGACGTCGTCGCCGCCCACCCTTCCGCCCGGGTCCGCCGCTGGCCCGGCCTCCTCACGCCCGGACTCCGCCAGGACCGGGCCCGCGAACTGCTCACCCGCTGCTACCACCCGGACCCGCGCGAGGCCGACGAGCTGGGTGAACTGCCGCTGTGGGGCGAGGAGTTCGAGCGGCTCGCGGCGGCCATGGACACGGCCCGGCGGGCAGGCAGCGTACGGCGCGGCCTCCAGCGGATGCTGCGCCACGGGACCACGCATGTGGTGGGCCCGTTCGGTGCGGACGATCCGGTGCTGCGGACGGCCGTCTCCCGGGCGGGCCTGGTGCAGACCCGAGGGCGACCGGGAGACGGCCCGCCGGACCTGGACCCCTTCGCGGCCGGCGGCGACCTGGCCGCCACCGCCCACGGCCCGCTGACCGTGGGCGGCCGCGCGGACTTCGCCGTCTTCGACGTGGCCGACGAGGCGGCGCTGCGCGCGGGCGGGGCGAGGCTCTGCGTGGCGACGGTGCTCGCGGGGCGGCTCGTGCACCGCGCCCGCTGAGCCGATGCGCAGGAGGGCCTACGGCACCTTCGGGCCGCCCAGATAGCGCCCCTTGGCGTCGTACGGCCAGGCGTTGGCGACGCACCCCTTCAGCCCGTCGATCTGCTGCATCATCGCGGGCGCGGGGCGCCCCTTTCCCGGGCAGGTCTCATGGACGCGCCCCAGCCAGTGGCCGACCTCGTGGTTGATGATCAGGGCCTGGTACTCGGCGACCGGCCCGTCGAACTGCGGTGAACCCAGCTGCCAGCGCTTCAGGTTGACCATCACCTGCTCGCCGCCCCCTCGGGCTCCGCCCCTGCCGGCATCCGCCCTCCCTCTCCTCGTTCCACCCCTTACAGAGTTCGCGGGTGCCGAAAAGGTTGAAGGCGGACGGTGATCAGTTCGGGAGACCGGACGGCGGGACGGAACGTCTCATTCCTCGGAACGAATCTGGTGCCGCGCGGAACGCCTGTGCTAGAACAACTGCCGTGACAGTCGATCGTTTTCTGGTGGAGTGCCTCCACATCGATCTCTGCCGCGTTTCCAGCGCTTCCTGTTGTTGAAGCCCTGCCGCGGCATCCTCAGTGATGCCCTGAGGCGCTGACCCTCGGCGCTGCCCGTGTGCGTGACCGGTACCTGATCCCTCCGTACGTACTCGTACGTCCCCGGCTTCCGGTTCTCCGCGTCCACCGCCTCTCCCTCTGCTTCCTCCTCCCTTCCCGGCGGTTGTCCGCTTCCGGCTCGTCCCTGAGCCCGGTGGCCTGCCCTGTCCCCGGAGCCCTCCATGACCACGCCCCCTTCCGTGCGGGAACGGGCCGCCGACGTGCCCGCGTCCGCCGGGCGTCCCCCGGCGGCCGGACGCACACCGGAGCGCGGTGCGCGCTGGCGCCGCGTCGGGCTCCGGCTCGTCGCCCTCGCCGTCCTCCTGGCGCTCTGGCAGCTGGTGATCGTGCTCCAGCTCTGGTCACCGGTGCTGGTGCCCTCGCCCGCCGCTGTCTGGCGTGCGCTGCTGGAGACCTCCGGTACGCACGACGGGGTACGCGGCTACCAGGGCCACACCCTGATCGAACACCTCGGCATCAGCCTGCGCCGCATCTTCATCGGGGCCGGCGCGGGCGTCGTCGCCGGTCTGGTGATCGGTGTCCTGATGGGGACGCTGCCGTGGGTACGGGTGGTGCTGGAGCCCGCGGTGGCGTTCCTGCGCACCCTGCCGCCGCTCGCCTACTTCAGCCTGCTGATCATCTGGTTCGGCATCGACGAGTCGCCCAAGCTCTGGCTGCTCGCCATCGCCGCCATGCCGCCCGTCGCCGTGGCCACCGCCTCCGCCGTGGCGTCCGCGCCGACCGCCCTGGTCGAGGCGGCCCGGGCGATCGGGGCCAAGCGCGGGCAGGTCGTGACCTCGGTCGTGCTGCCGTCCGCGCTGCCCGAGATCCTGATCGGCGTCCGCCTCGCCTTCGGCATCGCGTACTCCTCGGTGGTCGCCGCCGAGACGGTCAACGGACTGCCCGGCATCGGCGGCCTGATCCGGGACGCCCAGCGCTACAACCAGTCGGACACCGTCGTCCTCGGCCTCTTCGCCATCGGCATCTCCGGCCTGCTCATCGACGCCGCGCTCCGCGTGGCGTCGGACCGGCTCGCCCCGTGGCGACGCCACACATAACCCCTTCCATCTCTCGCCCCTTCACCATCCACCCCAGCACTAAGGACACGCACATGGCCGGAACACGCGGTTGGCTCCGCCTCTCCTCGATCGCCGCCGCACTCGGAGCCCTGCTGGTGGTGACGGCCTGCGGTGAGGGCGGTTCCGGCGACGGGGGCAAGGGCGGCGACAAGACGATACGCATCGCCTACCAGGCCTTTCCCAGCGGCGACCTGATCGTCAAGGAGAAGGGCTGGCTGGAGAAGGCGCTCCCCGGCTACAAGATCAAGTGGACCAAGTTCGACTCGGGCGCCAGCATCAACACCGCTTTCGTGGCCGGTTCCCTGGACCTCGCGGCCATCGGCTCCAGCCCGGTCGCCCGGGGTCTCTCCGAGCCGCTGAACATCCCGTACCAGGTCACCTGGGTCCTGGACGTGGCCGGGGAGAACGAGGCGCTGGTCGCCCGCAACGGCTCCAAGGTCTCCTCCGTCAAGGACCTGGCGGGCAAGAAGGTCGCCACCCCGTTCAGCTCCACCTCGCACTACAGCCTGCTCGCCGCCCTCGACCAGGCCGGGGTGGACGCCTCGAAGGTCCAGCTCCTCGACCTGGAGCCGCAGGACATCCTGGCCGCCTGGACGCGCGGCGACATCGACGCCACGTACGTCTGGCTGCCCACCCTGGAGGAGCTGAAGAAGACCGGCAAGGTCCTCGTCTCCAGCCGCGAACTCGCCGCCGCGGGCAAGCCGACCCTCGACCTCGGGGTCGCCTCCACCAGCTTCATCAAGGCCCACCCCGATGTGCTGCCCGCCTGGCGCAAGGCGCAGGCCCAGGCACTCGACCTGATCCACGACGACCCGGACGCGGCCTCCGCCGCCGTCGGCAAGCAGCTCGGGATCAGCCCGGCCGAGGCCGGCGCCCAGATCAAGCAGGGCATCTTCCTCAAGCCGGCCGAGCAGGCCGACGCGAAGTGGCTGGGGACCCCCGGCAAGGTCGGCGGTCTCGCGGACAACCTGCACAGCGCGGCGCAGTTCCTCGTCGACCAGAAGCAGATCGACTCCGCGCCCGACCTGGACAAGCTGCGGAAGTCCATCTACGTGGAAGGGCTCACCGATGCCGTCTCTCCCTGACGCGGACACCGGGAAGGCTGACACGGACACCGGGAAGGCCCCCGTCCCCGGCCAATGTAAGCGCGACGAGGCCTCCGTCGTCTCCGTACGCGACGTCGAACACACCTACGGCGGCCGGGGCGCCGAGAGCGTGACGGCTCTCGGGCCGGTCTCCCTGGAGATCCCCGCCGGGGAGTTCCTGGTCCTCGTCGGCCCCTCCGGCTGCGGCAAGAGCACGCTGCTCCGCCTCATCGCGGGGTTCGAGCGGGCCTCGTCGGGCGAGGTCGAGGTGTTCGGCGAGGACCCCGAGCCCGGCCACCACGCGGGCATCGTCTTCCAGCAGCCCCGCCTCTTCCCGTGGCGCACGGTCGGCGACAACGTCGGCCTGGCGCTGAAGTACGCGGGCGTGCCCCGGGCCGAACGCGCCGAGCGGACCGCCGAGTTGCTGGAGCGCGTGGGCCTCGCGGACACCGCCGGCCGCCGCATCTGGCAGATCTCGGGCGGCCAGCAGCAGCGGGTGGCCATCGCCCGCGCCCTGGCGGGCGGCAAGCGGCTGCTGCTGCTGGACGAACCGTTCGCCGCGCTGGACGCACTCACCCGGGAACGCCTCCAGGAGGACCTGCGCACGGTCTCCGCCGAGACCGGCACCACGTCGGTCTTCGTCACCCACAGCGTGGACGAGGCGGTCTTCCTCGGCACCCGCACGGTCGTGCTCAGCGCGCGGCCGGGCCGCATCGCGCTGGACATCCCGATCGGCCTGCCGCGCACCGGCACCGGCCCCGACGAGCTGCGCGGGCTGCCGGAGTACGCCGCGCTGCGCGCCGAGATCGGTACGGCGGTACGCGACGCGGCCCGCTGACCCACCGACGTACCGCACCTCCAGGAGGAACCATGACCACCACCGCACCCCCCGCCCTCCGCGACCACCGCATCCCCGCCGACGGCCTCTACGA is a genomic window of Streptomyces sp. SID8374 containing:
- a CDS encoding ABC transporter ATP-binding protein, giving the protein MPSLPDADTGKADTDTGKAPVPGQCKRDEASVVSVRDVEHTYGGRGAESVTALGPVSLEIPAGEFLVLVGPSGCGKSTLLRLIAGFERASSGEVEVFGEDPEPGHHAGIVFQQPRLFPWRTVGDNVGLALKYAGVPRAERAERTAELLERVGLADTAGRRIWQISGGQQQRVAIARALAGGKRLLLLDEPFAALDALTRERLQEDLRTVSAETGTTSVFVTHSVDEAVFLGTRTVVLSARPGRIALDIPIGLPRTGTGPDELRGLPEYAALRAEIGTAVRDAAR